In a genomic window of Weissella tructae:
- a CDS encoding sulfite exporter TauE/SafE family protein, whose amino-acid sequence MDQLIIMLITGIAAGIFGALLGLGGGMIVTPILTVFLGVDIKYAIGASIIAVIATSSGSAIAFLKDDIVNLRVAMFLEIFTTVGALIGAILSGYMKANWLFFLFGGLLLFQVWNMVNKVRNPKADVAAEEADPLATKLQLNGSYYDKQQQKQISYTLENVPGGSSVMFGAGIASGLLGIGSGAFKVMAMDGVMKMPLKPSSATSNVMMGVTASASALVYFFNGMLQPLIAVPIAVGVVAGAALGARIMQYLPAKLLRYIFIPVVLIMAIQLIMKGITGA is encoded by the coding sequence ATGGATCAACTTATAATTATGCTAATAACAGGGATTGCGGCCGGGATTTTTGGTGCGTTATTAGGATTAGGTGGTGGAATGATTGTGACGCCAATATTAACGGTGTTTTTAGGCGTTGATATTAAATATGCAATTGGTGCAAGTATTATTGCGGTGATTGCAACAAGTTCTGGATCAGCAATTGCTTTTTTGAAGGACGATATTGTTAATTTAAGAGTCGCGATGTTTTTAGAAATTTTTACAACAGTAGGTGCTTTAATTGGTGCGATATTATCAGGATATATGAAAGCTAACTGGTTGTTCTTCTTATTTGGTGGCTTGTTACTGTTCCAAGTATGGAACATGGTGAATAAAGTACGTAATCCCAAAGCAGATGTAGCGGCAGAAGAAGCAGATCCATTAGCAACGAAGTTACAGCTAAATGGATCATATTACGATAAGCAACAACAAAAGCAAATATCATATACACTGGAAAATGTTCCTGGAGGATCAAGTGTGATGTTTGGTGCTGGAATTGCATCTGGATTATTGGGAATTGGGTCAGGTGCGTTCAAAGTGATGGCTATGGATGGTGTTATGAAAATGCCGCTTAAGCCATCATCAGCAACGTCTAACGTTATGATGGGGGTTACGGCTTCCGCATCAGCGTTGGTCTATTTCTTCAACGGGATGTTGCAACCACTTATTGCGGTACCGATTGCAGTAGGTGTGGTAGCTGGAGCAGCATTAGGCGCACGTATTATGCAATATTTGCCAGCTAAGTTACTACGATATATCTTTATTCCAGTTGTTTTAATTATGGCCATACAGCTAATTATGAAAGGAATAACAGGTGCTTAA
- a CDS encoding DUF1634 domain-containing protein, producing MEQTENSLQIMEQRIAIIMRIGVGISMTIMIIGLALFFMTPATAVPTNLVDIYQAMLSLNGTAWMMMGLFCLILTPVLRVVSSIIYFLHAKDTTYVLITGLVLAILVVGMIYGAIG from the coding sequence ATGGAACAGACAGAAAATTCACTTCAAATCATGGAACAACGCATCGCGATTATTATGCGTATTGGTGTGGGAATTTCAATGACTATTATGATTATAGGATTAGCGCTGTTCTTTATGACACCAGCTACTGCGGTACCAACTAATTTAGTTGATATATATCAAGCCATGTTATCGTTGAACGGAACAGCATGGATGATGATGGGATTGTTCTGCTTGATTTTGACACCAGTTTTACGAGTGGTAAGTTCAATTATCTATTTCTTGCATGCCAAAGATACAACATATGTTCTTATTACAGGACTTGTTTTGGCAATTTTAGTGGTAGGTATGATTTATGGTGCAATTGGTTAA